The following DNA comes from Sandaracinaceae bacterium.
CGCCTTGGCGCGGTCCCCGAGCGACGCGCCGTACAGCAGGCGCACCGCGTTGCGGGTGGTGTCGTAGTCGTCCGCCCCTGCGGGGAAGACCTTGGCGGGGAAGCCGAAGGGGAAGCGATCCACCAGCACGCCCTTGCTGGTGCAGAAGGCGCGCAGGCCCTCGGCGCCGTTCATGCGCCCGAAGCCCGAGTCCTTCACGCCACCGAAGGGCAGCTCCTGCGCCATGTAGGTCATGCCGCCGAAGTCGTTGATGGCGGCCATGCCGGCCTTGACCTGGTCCGCGATGCGCTTGGCGCGCGCGCCGTCGCGCGAGAACACGGACGACGACAGCCCGAAGTCCGTGCCGTTGGCGATGCGCACGGCCTCCTCGTCGCTGTCGAACGGGCAGATGAGCATGACCGGCCCGAACATCTCCTCGCGCATGATCTCCATGTCGGGGCGCAGATCCGAGAGCACCGTGGGCTCGTAGTACCAGCCGTCGTTGCCGGGCATGCGCTTGCCGCCCGTGACCACGCGCGCGCCGTCCGCCACCGCTCGCGCCACCAGGCCCTCGACGTGCGCCAGCTGCAGCGGGGTGATCATGGCGCCCACGTCCACCAGGCCGTCCTCCGAAGCGCCCTGCCGCATGGCGTCCACGTGGCTGGCGATGCGCCCCTCGAACCAGGCCAGCTTGCTGCGGTGCACCAGGATGCGCTCGGACGCGACGCAGTTCTGCCCACAGTTGATGAACGTGCCCCCCAGCGCAGCGTGCACGGCGCGCTCCATGTCCGCGTCGTCGCACACGATGAGCGGGTCCTTGCCGCCCAGCTCGAGCACCACGGGCGTGAGCGTCTCGGCCGCGGCGCGCAGCACGCGCCGTCCGTTGGGCACGCTGCCGATGAACAAGAGCACGTCCACGCGCTCCGCGATGAGCGCCTGCGCCGTCTCCGCGAAGCCGTGCACCACCTGCACCAGCTCGGGCGACTGCCCGGCCTTCTCGATGGCGTCGCGCACCAGTGTGTGGAAGCGCGCGCTGCTCCAGCTGACCCACTCGCTGGGCTTGATGACGATGGCGTCGCCCGCCATGAGCGCGGTGATGATGGGGTTGAGCAGGTTCTGGAAGGGGTAGTTCCAGGGCAGGATGGCCCCCGCGACGCCGGCCGGGTGGTACTCGATCTGCGCGCGCTTGTGCACGAGCATGCCGCTCGACACGCGCTGCGGCCGGAGCACGGCTTCGCCGCGCTTGATGTTCCAGCGCAGCTTCTCGCAGATGGGCATGACCTCGCCCAGCATGGCGTTCTCGCGCGTCTTGCCCGAGTCGCGCACGACCGCGTCGCAGATGCTGTCCGCGTTCGCCACCACGGCGTCGAGGATGCTGCGCAGCACGCGGCGACGGACCGCGAAGCCCTGCGCGGCGTAGCTTGCCTGCGCCTCACGGGCGCGTGCGATGGCGGCCCGGACGGAGGCCGCGTCGTCCACCGGCATGTCGGCGAAGCGCTCGCCCGTGATGGGGCTCTTGCACTCGATCACGGTGGGGCTCGGCACCACGTCGTTCGCGGGGGAGGTGTTGGTGGACACGGGAGAGGTGCGGGTGGTGGGCTGCATACGCGACGTCACTGCGGTACTCTATTGGTTGGTAGACGTAGCCTAACGTGTGTTAGGCTGGACCGCAAGCCCTCCGTGGACGAATTGCGCTAGAGACGCAGCCCCCGGGCGCTCCTTGTGCCCAACGCCCCTGATGCAGACCACCAAAGAACGAATCCTGAGCGCGGCGGCCCGCCAATTTGCCCTCTACGGCTATGAGGGTGCCCCGCTGCGTGCCATCGGCGACGAGGCCGGCATCCGCGCGGCCTCCATCTTTCATCACTTCCCCGGCGGCAAGCAGGAGCTCTACGACACCATCACGGCCGAGCTGGTCGAGCTGGCCCAGTCGCGGCTGCTCAGCGTCGCGGGCCTCGGTCTGGGCGCCGCGGAGACGCTCACGGTGTTCGCGGCCGTGTTCTGGGACGCGCTGGCCGAGAAGCCCGACATGGCGTCGCTCCTGCTGCGCGAAGCGTTCGAGACGGTGACCGACCGCAACGCCGCCAAGCGCGACGTGGCGAGCGCGTTCGTGCGACAGCTCATGAACGGGCTGCGCGCTTCACGCGACGCGGGGAACCTGCCGGACATCGAGCCCGAGGCGCTGGTCTTGACCATCGCGGCGTACGGCGTGGTGGCGCACGGCGCCCCCGTCATCCGCCAGATCCTCTACGGCGAGGAGGCCACCAGCGATGCCATGCGCGAGCACTTCCTCGCGGTGGTGCGCCGCTTGGTGGGTGTGCCCGCGCCAGGCTGAGGCTCAGCCGCCCAGCGTGGCGCGGATGGACCCGTCGGCCGGCTCCAGCACCTGCACGGTCTCGCCGCAGCGGAGCACGTACGCGTCTTCCGTTGCGCCGAGGTCGGTGCCCCCGTCGCACGCGCTCAGCTGCTGCGTGAACACGCGGTGACCGTCCGTCACGTCGAACGCGGTCAGCCACTTCGAGCGGTCGGACTCGGTCGCGTAGACGATGGCCAGCGTGTTGCCCACCAGCGCCACCTCGCGCGGGCCGCCCTGCTCGGCGTCCAGAGGGTTGGCGGCGGGAACGTCCTGCGCCCACGTGACGCGCCCGCGCTCCAGGTAGGCCATGCGCGGCACGTAGCGGCCGGGGGCGCGCACGCCGAACACCAGCCAGCCCGCGCCGTGCTTCCAGATGCGGTGCGCCACCATGCCGTCGAGGGAGCTCGGGACCTTGCCGCGGCAGGCGTCGGCGATGGTGTAGCTCGAGCTGCCGATCACACGTCCCGAGCCACAGCGGTAGGCCTCCGTGCCGATGGGCGCGCCGTAGTCGTGTCGGTCGCGCGGGTCTTCGCCGCTCATGGAGCGCGCGATGGCTGGCGAGCAGCTGGCGCGCGTCTCGGACTGGCGACCCGTGGTCAGGTCCAGCAGCAGCTGGCGCTGGTCCGCGGTGGTCACGTGCAGCTCCCCGTCGCGGGTGGTGCACAACGAGAGCGCGCTGTCTGCGAGCGCGCTGGTCCACTGCTCGGCGCCGCTCAGGAGGTCGTAGGCGTGCAGCTGTCCGAGGCGCGTGGTGAGCACCAGGCGCTTGACGGTGGTGCCCGCCACCGCCACCAGCTCGGCGCGCGGCAGCTCGGGCGTGCGGGTGCGCTCGGCGCCAGTGCGCGCGTCGAACACGGCGTAGAGCTGGGCCTGCTGGAGCGTGACGGGCACGATCAGCTCGCTGTGCCCG
Coding sequences within:
- a CDS encoding aldehyde dehydrogenase family protein: MQPTTRTSPVSTNTSPANDVVPSPTVIECKSPITGERFADMPVDDAASVRAAIARAREAQASYAAQGFAVRRRVLRSILDAVVANADSICDAVVRDSGKTRENAMLGEVMPICEKLRWNIKRGEAVLRPQRVSSGMLVHKRAQIEYHPAGVAGAILPWNYPFQNLLNPIITALMAGDAIVIKPSEWVSWSSARFHTLVRDAIEKAGQSPELVQVVHGFAETAQALIAERVDVLLFIGSVPNGRRVLRAAAETLTPVVLELGGKDPLIVCDDADMERAVHAALGGTFINCGQNCVASERILVHRSKLAWFEGRIASHVDAMRQGASEDGLVDVGAMITPLQLAHVEGLVARAVADGARVVTGGKRMPGNDGWYYEPTVLSDLRPDMEIMREEMFGPVMLICPFDSDEEAVRIANGTDFGLSSSVFSRDGARAKRIADQVKAGMAAINDFGGMTYMAQELPFGGVKDSGFGRMNGAEGLRAFCTSKGVLVDRFPFGFPAKVFPAGADDYDTTRNAVRLLYGASLGDRAKALRDLIKKPR
- a CDS encoding TetR/AcrR family transcriptional regulator; translation: MQTTKERILSAAARQFALYGYEGAPLRAIGDEAGIRAASIFHHFPGGKQELYDTITAELVELAQSRLLSVAGLGLGAAETLTVFAAVFWDALAEKPDMASLLLREAFETVTDRNAAKRDVASAFVRQLMNGLRASRDAGNLPDIEPEALVLTIAAYGVVAHGAPVIRQILYGEEATSDAMREHFLAVVRRLVGVPAPG
- a CDS encoding PQQ-binding-like beta-propeller repeat protein, which produces MARLITTTCPKCGANVPVEPGAERATCMYCQTVSVLKPAAASSEPSRGSSGGLLALLALGALLIVCGAGGAFYLLWGQSAPAYPEPPSVAVSTEPEAPEPEDPEPAVEAPVEPPPAPALRMRAEAPIFAQDLDGDGHSELIVPVTLQQAQLYAVFDARTGAERTRTPELPRAELVAVAGTTVKRLVLTTRLGQLHAYDLLSGAEQWTSALADSALSLCTTRDGELHVTTADQRQLLLDLTTGRQSETRASCSPAIARSMSGEDPRDRHDYGAPIGTEAYRCGSGRVIGSSSYTIADACRGKVPSSLDGMVAHRIWKHGAGWLVFGVRAPGRYVPRMAYLERGRVTWAQDVPAANPLDAEQGGPREVALVGNTLAIVYATESDRSKWLTAFDVTDGHRVFTQQLSACDGGTDLGATEDAYVLRCGETVQVLEPADGSIRATLGG